The Parashewanella spongiae genome has a window encoding:
- the drt3b gene encoding antiviral reverse transcriptase Drt3b, producing MGKVKIDKHDHLRVILTDTLPYEVPINFLNEGVYYYLKEQEVPSSSVNPAIANFIKNFFGYEKYTKPYNYRIHKNSKSKRLLSVPHPAVQIKISNLYRDYDSLITELCSRSPMSLRAPSRVASRFYEKELVNYSEPEAREGVEIEKEGFEKESNFASSYFTYKKYNFLYKYYDSYESHRIEKKFEHLTRFDISKCFHNIFVPSFGWAVKGKEFAKRYSQYFSVEAQFEKLMLKANEDEDSGIIIGPEFSRIFAEVILQRIDLNIIEKVKSKLKLRFDSDYTVRRYVDDYFLYTKNQPTAKKIFDVVLGELEEFKLFVNESKTEFVEVPFITGLTIAKMDAKDLVSKTFESLLTEEHEKKEDASFIKSINPSREANRFIKNLKRLVKDNDVSYESLSGYTLGEVRRKLYRILEDERVKSSLAKNNTEQLLKLLLFVLEISFFIYSMDIRVRTTYIITQIVVRLNTITQVTHVSFKDNVRKKIYDESVLLLSKMKDKGKANSIETLNLLVSIRTNFDDYPISESKLIDLFDLERDEQSKLIKKEGAQLGYFQLMVFSSFIEDKAEHSEINSFIEKEILEVFTASDSEQIRSSTDLTCMMFDSLSNPFFGEIFKQSLFGIICSKLGLPASNDTVFGYLKSREWFFTWQRDNLAQILMKKELRSPY from the coding sequence ATGGGAAAGGTTAAAATTGATAAACACGACCACCTTAGAGTCATACTTACTGATACTTTGCCTTATGAAGTTCCTATTAACTTTTTGAATGAAGGTGTTTACTATTATCTCAAAGAGCAAGAGGTTCCTTCAAGCTCAGTAAATCCAGCAATCGCCAACTTCATTAAAAACTTCTTTGGCTATGAGAAGTATACGAAACCATACAACTACAGAATTCATAAGAACTCAAAAAGTAAAAGACTATTGTCAGTACCGCATCCTGCGGTTCAAATTAAGATTTCGAACTTATACAGAGATTATGACTCATTAATCACAGAGCTTTGCTCAAGAAGCCCAATGAGTTTGCGAGCGCCAAGTCGTGTTGCTTCTAGATTCTACGAAAAAGAACTTGTTAATTATTCAGAGCCAGAAGCACGTGAAGGTGTAGAGATCGAAAAAGAAGGTTTTGAAAAGGAATCGAACTTTGCAAGCTCTTACTTTACCTATAAGAAATACAACTTCCTGTATAAGTATTATGATTCCTATGAATCACACAGAATAGAAAAAAAGTTTGAACACTTAACAAGGTTTGATATCTCTAAATGCTTCCACAATATATTTGTTCCTAGCTTTGGCTGGGCTGTAAAAGGTAAAGAGTTTGCTAAACGCTACTCGCAATATTTTTCAGTGGAAGCGCAGTTTGAGAAATTGATGCTAAAAGCTAATGAGGATGAAGACAGTGGAATAATAATAGGCCCAGAATTTTCTAGGATATTTGCAGAAGTTATTTTACAACGTATCGATCTTAATATTATCGAGAAGGTGAAAAGCAAGCTAAAACTGCGGTTTGACAGCGACTACACAGTTAGACGTTATGTAGACGATTATTTCCTTTATACAAAGAACCAACCTACAGCAAAGAAAATATTTGATGTAGTTTTAGGGGAGCTAGAAGAATTCAAACTGTTTGTGAACGAATCAAAAACTGAGTTTGTTGAAGTGCCATTTATTACTGGATTGACTATTGCCAAAATGGATGCAAAAGACTTGGTTTCAAAGACTTTTGAAAGTCTATTAACTGAAGAGCATGAGAAAAAAGAAGATGCTTCTTTTATCAAGTCTATCAATCCATCTAGGGAAGCAAACAGATTCATAAAAAACTTAAAAAGACTCGTTAAAGATAATGACGTGAGTTATGAGAGTTTAAGTGGCTATACGCTTGGTGAGGTAAGACGAAAGCTTTATCGCATACTTGAGGATGAAAGAGTTAAATCGTCGCTGGCAAAAAATAATACGGAGCAATTACTTAAATTACTATTATTTGTTTTAGAAATTTCATTTTTTATTTACAGCATGGATATTCGAGTCAGAACAACTTACATAATTACTCAAATAGTTGTCAGGTTGAATACCATCACACAGGTTACTCATGTGTCTTTTAAAGATAACGTCCGTAAGAAAATATACGACGAATCTGTGTTGTTGCTTTCCAAAATGAAAGATAAAGGTAAGGCCAACTCAATTGAAACTTTGAACCTTTTGGTTTCTATAAGAACAAATTTTGACGATTATCCTATTTCAGAATCTAAATTAATTGATCTATTTGATCTAGAGCGAGATGAGCAAAGCAAGTTAATAAAAAAAGAAGGTGCGCAACTTGGATATTTTCAATTAATGGTATTTTCTAGTTTTATTGAAGATAAGGCTGAGCATAGTGAGATAAATTCGTTTATAGAGAAAGAAATATTAGAAGTATTCACGGCAAGTGATAGCGAGCAAATAAGGAGTTCTACTGATTTAACTTGTATGATGTTCGATAGCCTTTCTAACCCGTTCTTTGGTGAAATATTTAAACAATCGTTATTTGGTATTATTTGTTCCAAGTTAGGACTGCCAGCATCAAATGATACGGTATTCGGATACCTTAAAAGCCGAGAGTGGTTCTTTACATGGCAACGAGATAACTTGGCTCAAATATTAATGAAAAAGGAATTGCGAAGCCCTTACTAA
- a CDS encoding hydrogen peroxide-inducible genes activator: protein MKSLPSLKNLFYLVNLYRERNFNRAAKACFVSQSTLSTGIQNLEEQLGQQLIERDHKSFMFTATGEEVVVRAQQLLTDVTDLMEFTQQQSEPMTGKIRVGCIPTIAPFLLGRLLEHCHEKYPKLELQVKEDTTEQLLLALESGTLDVLILALPVDTGTFHTMKVGVDPFKMIMHSTFCNALSVPVDYKELPDNSIFLLQNEHCITGHAISACQMQNTAKVHPFSATSLHTLVQMVNSKLGATFLPQMAIDAGILNGTGLLVLEPPGEAPYRDIGIAWRQTSSRIRSFRMLGDEINSLLADV, encoded by the coding sequence ATGAAAAGTTTACCGAGTTTAAAAAACTTGTTTTATTTGGTTAATTTATATCGAGAGCGTAACTTTAATCGAGCAGCTAAAGCTTGTTTTGTCAGCCAGTCAACTTTATCAACGGGGATCCAAAACCTAGAAGAGCAGTTGGGACAACAATTAATTGAGCGTGATCATAAGTCATTCATGTTCACGGCAACGGGAGAAGAAGTTGTTGTAAGGGCTCAGCAGTTATTAACTGATGTAACCGATCTTATGGAATTTACTCAGCAACAGAGTGAGCCAATGACAGGGAAGATACGAGTTGGTTGTATTCCAACGATCGCTCCATTTTTACTTGGCCGTTTGCTTGAACACTGCCATGAGAAGTATCCAAAGCTTGAGTTGCAGGTAAAAGAAGATACAACAGAGCAGCTTTTATTGGCGTTAGAAAGTGGCACGCTCGATGTATTAATATTGGCGTTACCTGTTGATACTGGCACTTTTCATACTATGAAAGTCGGTGTAGATCCGTTTAAAATGATCATGCACAGCACTTTTTGTAATGCTTTATCGGTTCCTGTTGATTATAAAGAATTACCAGATAATAGTATTTTCTTACTCCAAAATGAGCATTGCATCACTGGTCATGCTATCAGTGCCTGTCAAATGCAAAACACAGCCAAAGTGCATCCATTCAGCGCGACCAGCTTACACACATTGGTGCAAATGGTTAACAGCAAGTTAGGCGCAACGTTTTTACCTCAAATGGCGATCGATGCTGGAATTTTAAATGGGACTGGCTTATTAGTGTTAGAGCCCCCCGGAGAAGCGCCATATCGAGATATTGGTATAGCATGGCGCCAAACGTCAAGCCGAATTCGAAGTTTCAGAATGCTAGGTGATGAAATTAATAGTCTACTAGCCGACGTATAG
- a CDS encoding Hpt domain-containing protein, with protein MANTDLDIILDLNTLEQYCNAIGAATLLKSVVLFEQLMPEYVENLVKAKEANDKDTLCAEAHKFKGAAGSVGLKRIQLFAQKLQHGEEASWESEHNTWLQAIVDQASTDLQQLKQFLESKSA; from the coding sequence ATGGCGAACACTGATTTAGACATCATCCTAGATCTCAACACCCTAGAGCAATATTGTAACGCCATTGGTGCCGCAACTCTTTTAAAAAGTGTGGTTTTATTCGAACAATTAATGCCTGAATATGTCGAAAACTTAGTAAAAGCCAAAGAAGCAAACGACAAAGATACCCTCTGTGCTGAAGCCCATAAATTCAAAGGTGCTGCTGGATCAGTAGGTTTAAAACGAATTCAGCTGTTTGCACAAAAACTACAACATGGCGAAGAAGCCTCATGGGAAAGTGAACATAACACTTGGTTGCAAGCGATTGTTGATCAAGCCAGTACAGATTTACAGCAGCTTAAGCAATTTTTAGAGTCAAAGTCAGCATAA
- the gltB gene encoding glutamate synthase large subunit, with protein MTLYHPSFERENCGFGLIAQMDGDATHSIVKTAIHSLDRLKHRGGIAADGKTGDGCGILMKMPSEFFTQIAEQQDWHLSRKFAVGVIFLSQNPTLAQQAKEQIEQELAKETLSIAGWRAVPTDKSVLGKIAATSEPKIVHVLINSPIGWREKDLERRLYMARRRIEQSVTENDCYIASLSGQVIVYKGLMMPEDLGRYYPDLTDPEFKSAVCLFHQRFSTNTSPKWPLAQPFRYLAHNGEINTIEGNRQWAKARAYKFHSPLLPDLQQAAPFVNEVGSDSSSLDNMLEMLLSGGMDLYRAMRLLIPSAWQNNPEMDEDLKAFYDFNSMHMEPWDGPAGVVMTNGRYAACAVDRNGLRPSRYVITNDRILTVSSEVGIWDYAEDAIVDKGCIGPGELLVLDTQNGRLFQSFEIDNDLKRRHPYKEWMKKHSTTLVPANKIPSDQQGGNDLSPSQLSIYQKMFGYTKEELEQIIWPLAVNAQEATGSMGDDAPIAVLSSQPRSIYDYFRQKFAQVTNPPIDPLREKHVMSLTTCAGREQNLFNETTGHAYRVMFDSPILVYSDFSQLMSLDQKYYQHNTINLSYDNKEGLKEALIRITEKAKELAKNGTTLLVLSDRNISREKQLIPAAMAVGAIHKALVDNHLRCDSNIIVETATCRDPHHFAVLLGFGATAIYPYLAYESIAAIAIKRKNSDIVTLSINFRTGIEKGLCKILSKMGISTIGSYRCSRLFEVIGLSKGVVDMCFNGVCSRIQGIGFDDIAAELSRLHKLAYRQHHDLPQGGQLKYVANSEYHSFNPDVVTTLHTALYQNDYSAYQKFSELVDKRPIATLRDLLSITGDTVPIDINKVESASNLFPRFDTAAMSIGALSPEAHVALAVAMNHLGGHSNSGEGGEDPRRFNNKNNSAIKQIASGRFGVTAQYLMSAEIIQIKIAQGAKPGEGGQLPGDKVSVEIAKLRFAKPGVTLISPPPHHDIYSIEDLAQLIFDLKQVNTKALISVKLVSAPGIGTIATGVVKAYADMITISGYDGGTGASPLSSVKYAGSPWELGLAEVHQTLVANGVRHKVRLQVDGGLKSATDIIKATMLGAESFGFGTVPMLALGCKYLRICHLNNCATGIATQDKRLREQNFHGDAQRVISYFEFLARDLREQLAQLGMSSLEQLVGRSDLLTNNKGSTDKHRSLDLSAITALATSPVDKPKTWSQPNPCQDKGVLNQTLLSSCKRAIDNNSSYIGHFEVTNTDRSVGASLAGYIASQTQPTQKQTQVKLCFTGTAGQSFGVWNTKGMSLYLVGDSNDYVGKGMSGGRIVISPPSNSLFASEQASIMGNTCLYGATGGQLFAAGRAGERFAVRNSGATAVIEGIGNNGCEYMTGGTVVVLGSAGVNFGAGMTGGMAYVFDQLNQFSQRVNTELVDVLKLEHKDHQENLKQLIAQHVHETNSEHAKKLLLEFEHYKHCFVLVKPKNSHVNALLNDINEAPELILRQG; from the coding sequence ATGACCTTATATCACCCAAGCTTTGAACGAGAAAACTGTGGTTTTGGATTAATCGCTCAAATGGACGGTGATGCTACACATTCAATTGTAAAAACAGCCATTCACAGTTTAGACCGCTTGAAACATCGAGGCGGCATTGCGGCAGACGGAAAAACAGGTGATGGCTGTGGCATACTAATGAAAATGCCTTCAGAGTTTTTTACTCAAATTGCCGAACAACAAGATTGGCATTTAAGCCGTAAATTTGCTGTTGGTGTCATATTTTTGAGTCAAAACCCAACCCTTGCCCAACAAGCTAAAGAACAAATAGAACAAGAACTCGCTAAAGAAACGCTGAGTATTGCTGGCTGGCGTGCAGTGCCAACAGATAAAAGTGTACTGGGTAAGATTGCGGCAACGAGTGAGCCTAAAATTGTTCATGTACTAATCAACTCTCCCATTGGTTGGCGCGAAAAGGATCTCGAACGTCGACTTTACATGGCAAGAAGACGCATAGAGCAAAGTGTTACTGAAAATGACTGCTATATAGCCAGTTTATCCGGTCAAGTCATTGTATACAAAGGTTTGATGATGCCTGAAGATCTGGGTCGATATTACCCAGACTTAACAGATCCTGAATTTAAAAGTGCTGTGTGTTTATTCCACCAGCGCTTTTCGACCAACACATCCCCTAAATGGCCGTTAGCGCAGCCGTTTCGTTACTTAGCTCACAATGGCGAGATCAATACCATTGAAGGTAATCGGCAATGGGCTAAAGCCAGAGCTTATAAATTTCATTCGCCTTTATTACCAGATCTTCAACAAGCTGCACCATTTGTAAATGAAGTCGGCTCTGATTCTTCTTCTCTCGATAACATGCTTGAAATGTTACTTTCTGGCGGCATGGATCTCTATCGAGCGATGAGATTACTGATCCCATCTGCTTGGCAAAATAATCCTGAAATGGACGAAGATTTAAAAGCATTTTATGATTTCAACTCCATGCACATGGAGCCTTGGGATGGGCCAGCTGGCGTCGTAATGACCAATGGCCGATACGCAGCGTGCGCTGTGGATCGTAATGGTTTAAGACCTTCCCGTTATGTGATCACCAATGACAGAATACTGACCGTGTCTTCTGAAGTTGGGATCTGGGATTATGCCGAAGATGCTATTGTTGATAAAGGCTGTATTGGGCCCGGTGAATTATTAGTACTTGATACCCAAAATGGCCGCCTGTTTCAGTCTTTCGAAATTGATAATGATCTCAAAAGACGCCACCCCTACAAAGAATGGATGAAAAAGCACAGCACAACATTAGTGCCAGCCAATAAAATTCCATCTGATCAACAGGGAGGAAATGATCTATCACCTTCCCAACTGTCGATTTATCAAAAAATGTTCGGTTATACCAAAGAAGAACTTGAACAGATTATTTGGCCTCTCGCAGTAAATGCCCAAGAAGCAACTGGCTCAATGGGAGATGACGCGCCAATTGCTGTATTATCCTCACAACCTCGCTCAATCTATGACTACTTTAGGCAAAAGTTTGCCCAAGTTACCAATCCCCCTATCGATCCCTTGCGCGAAAAGCACGTCATGTCATTAACAACCTGTGCGGGACGAGAGCAGAATCTGTTTAATGAAACGACGGGACACGCTTATCGAGTTATGTTTGACTCACCCATCTTGGTTTATAGCGATTTCAGTCAACTTATGTCGTTGGATCAAAAGTATTACCAACACAACACCATTAACTTAAGTTATGACAACAAAGAAGGCCTTAAAGAGGCTTTAATCAGAATCACTGAAAAAGCTAAAGAGCTAGCCAAAAACGGTACCACATTGTTAGTACTGTCTGATCGCAATATCAGCCGAGAAAAGCAATTGATACCCGCAGCTATGGCTGTTGGAGCAATTCACAAAGCGCTCGTGGATAATCATTTACGTTGTGACAGCAATATCATCGTAGAAACCGCAACCTGTCGAGACCCGCATCATTTTGCTGTTTTATTGGGGTTTGGCGCAACCGCGATATACCCCTACTTAGCTTATGAGTCCATTGCAGCTATCGCTATAAAAAGAAAAAATTCTGATATTGTGACGCTCTCGATAAACTTTAGAACTGGTATTGAAAAAGGTCTATGTAAGATATTATCCAAGATGGGGATCAGCACCATAGGTTCTTACCGCTGTAGCCGTTTATTTGAGGTCATTGGTTTAAGCAAAGGCGTGGTTGATATGTGTTTTAATGGCGTTTGCAGTCGAATTCAAGGTATTGGATTTGATGATATTGCCGCAGAATTATCAAGGCTTCACAAATTAGCCTATCGTCAACATCACGATTTACCTCAAGGCGGACAGCTAAAATATGTGGCCAATAGTGAATATCATAGTTTTAATCCCGATGTCGTCACGACCTTGCACACAGCCCTTTATCAAAACGACTATTCCGCCTATCAAAAATTCAGTGAGCTTGTTGATAAACGCCCTATTGCGACCTTACGTGATTTACTGAGTATTACGGGTGATACGGTTCCTATTGACATTAATAAAGTGGAATCTGCTTCGAACCTTTTTCCACGATTCGATACCGCAGCAATGAGTATTGGCGCACTGAGCCCCGAAGCACATGTCGCTCTTGCTGTTGCAATGAATCACCTTGGTGGACATTCAAACTCCGGCGAAGGAGGTGAAGATCCGCGCCGTTTTAACAACAAAAATAATTCTGCAATTAAACAAATCGCCTCTGGTCGGTTTGGCGTAACAGCGCAATATCTAATGAGTGCTGAAATCATCCAGATAAAAATTGCTCAAGGCGCTAAACCCGGTGAAGGCGGACAATTACCCGGAGATAAAGTCAGTGTTGAAATCGCCAAACTAAGGTTTGCTAAACCGGGGGTGACCTTAATCTCCCCTCCCCCTCATCACGACATTTATTCAATCGAAGATTTAGCGCAATTAATTTTCGACTTAAAACAAGTCAACACTAAGGCGCTAATATCGGTCAAATTAGTTTCAGCTCCCGGTATTGGGACTATTGCGACAGGTGTCGTAAAAGCCTATGCAGATATGATCACCATAAGTGGCTACGACGGTGGCACAGGAGCAAGCCCATTAAGCTCAGTCAAATATGCAGGATCACCGTGGGAGCTTGGTTTAGCAGAAGTGCATCAAACCCTTGTGGCAAATGGCGTCCGCCATAAGGTTCGACTGCAAGTAGACGGAGGCTTAAAAAGCGCAACAGATATCATTAAAGCGACCATGCTCGGTGCTGAAAGCTTTGGGTTTGGCACAGTTCCAATGTTAGCACTCGGTTGCAAATATCTACGAATTTGCCATTTAAATAACTGCGCAACGGGTATAGCCACACAAGACAAACGATTAAGAGAGCAAAACTTTCATGGTGATGCCCAGCGCGTTATCAGCTATTTTGAGTTTCTGGCTCGCGATTTGCGAGAACAATTAGCTCAACTGGGTATGAGCTCATTAGAGCAGCTTGTTGGCCGTAGCGATTTGTTAACCAATAACAAGGGTAGTACTGACAAACATCGTAGCCTTGATTTATCAGCGATTACAGCCTTAGCCACATCACCTGTTGACAAACCCAAAACCTGGAGCCAACCAAATCCATGTCAAGATAAAGGAGTATTGAACCAAACATTATTAAGCTCCTGCAAACGAGCAATTGATAATAACTCCAGTTACATCGGCCACTTTGAAGTCACAAATACCGACCGTTCAGTAGGTGCAAGCTTAGCGGGTTACATTGCCAGTCAAACACAGCCAACCCAAAAACAAACCCAAGTTAAACTTTGTTTTACAGGCACCGCTGGCCAAAGTTTTGGAGTATGGAATACCAAAGGAATGAGCCTGTACTTGGTGGGTGACAGCAACGATTATGTAGGAAAGGGGATGTCTGGTGGGCGAATTGTCATTTCCCCTCCCTCAAACAGTTTATTTGCTTCTGAGCAGGCCTCTATCATGGGGAATACCTGTTTATACGGTGCCACAGGTGGACAATTGTTTGCAGCAGGCCGAGCTGGTGAGCGATTTGCTGTTCGAAATTCAGGTGCTACTGCCGTCATTGAAGGCATTGGAAACAACGGTTGTGAATACATGACAGGCGGAACCGTTGTCGTTCTAGGCAGCGCAGGTGTGAACTTTGGTGCAGGTATGACTGGCGGTATGGCTTATGTGTTTGATCAACTCAATCAGTTTAGCCAACGCGTTAATACTGAACTGGTCGATGTTCTCAAGCTCGAACATAAAGATCATCAAGAAAATTTAAAACAGTTAATCGCTCAACATGTTCATGAAACAAACAGTGAACACGCCAAAAAGTTACTGCTAGAGTTTGAGCATTACAAACATTGCTTTGTGCTTGTAAAACCCAAAAATAGTCATGTCAACGCACTGCTCAACGATATCAATGAAGCACCAGAACTTATATTAAGGCAGGGATAA
- a CDS encoding FAD-dependent oxidoreductase: MSNDFQFIELKRALPRKHSIEQRQQQFIEIYQPDKNDNIQAQADRCLDCGNPYCEWKCPLHNYIPNWLKLIKEERLMEAADLVHQTNSLPEVCGRVCPQDRLCEGACTINEDFGAVTIGNIEKYITDTAIAQGWKPDLSHVVNRNEKVAIIGAGPAGLACADVLARNGIKATVYDKYPEIGGLLTYGIPAFKLEKDVIQTRRKLLESMGIRFQLNTTIGDDIEFSTLEKNHDAVFLGMGAYKAITAGIPNETATGVYQALPYLIANTQALMQSPQAEYPYINVKDKVVVVLGGGDTSMDCVRTAVRQGAKKVTLIYRRDKASMPGSVNEVNNAIEEGVEFIFHRQPISIEAENGQVIGVKCIATDQSFESQHQNHKEQIYAADALIIAFGFKPSPSPWFAKESVNVDESGKVIVDHTLYPFQTDNPKVFAGGDMVRGADLVVTAIAEGRKAALGILDYLSDKK, encoded by the coding sequence ATGAGTAATGATTTTCAGTTTATCGAACTTAAAAGAGCCTTGCCGCGTAAACATTCAATTGAACAACGCCAGCAACAATTTATAGAAATTTATCAGCCAGATAAAAACGATAACATTCAAGCTCAAGCTGATCGATGCTTAGATTGCGGTAACCCATATTGCGAATGGAAATGTCCACTTCATAATTACATACCCAACTGGTTAAAATTGATCAAAGAAGAGCGATTAATGGAGGCCGCTGATCTCGTTCATCAAACCAACAGTTTACCTGAAGTTTGCGGTCGAGTGTGTCCACAAGATAGATTATGTGAAGGCGCATGCACCATCAACGAAGACTTTGGTGCAGTCACCATTGGCAATATAGAAAAATACATTACCGATACCGCCATCGCTCAAGGCTGGAAACCTGACTTATCTCATGTCGTAAACCGAAATGAAAAAGTGGCCATTATTGGCGCAGGACCAGCTGGGTTAGCCTGTGCTGACGTACTCGCCAGAAACGGCATTAAAGCCACTGTTTATGACAAATATCCTGAAATTGGCGGTTTACTCACTTATGGTATTCCTGCATTTAAACTTGAAAAAGACGTGATTCAAACCCGTAGAAAACTGTTGGAATCAATGGGGATCCGCTTTCAACTTAATACCACAATTGGTGATGATATTGAGTTTTCAACCCTAGAAAAAAACCATGATGCGGTATTTTTAGGTATGGGGGCATATAAAGCGATAACCGCTGGCATACCTAACGAAACCGCCACTGGTGTTTATCAAGCGCTTCCTTACTTAATCGCTAATACCCAAGCGCTAATGCAATCCCCTCAGGCTGAGTACCCTTATATCAACGTTAAAGACAAAGTCGTTGTTGTGCTCGGCGGCGGTGACACATCGATGGATTGTGTTCGAACCGCTGTACGCCAAGGCGCTAAAAAAGTGACTTTAATCTACCGACGCGATAAAGCCTCTATGCCCGGCTCAGTCAATGAAGTAAACAATGCTATCGAAGAAGGTGTAGAGTTTATTTTTCACCGTCAACCCATCTCAATAGAAGCTGAAAACGGGCAGGTTATCGGAGTGAAATGCATTGCAACGGATCAATCATTTGAAAGCCAGCATCAAAACCATAAAGAGCAAATTTACGCCGCAGATGCACTGATTATTGCTTTCGGTTTTAAACCAAGCCCAAGTCCTTGGTTTGCAAAAGAAAGCGTAAATGTTGATGAAAGTGGAAAGGTAATAGTTGATCACACTCTATATCCATTTCAAACAGATAACCCTAAAGTTTTTGCCGGCGGCGACATGGTAAGAGGTGCTGATTTAGTCGTGACAGCAATTGCTGAAGGAAGAAAGGCAGCCCTAGGCATTTTGGATTACTTATCTGATAAAAAATGA
- a CDS encoding 5'-methylthioadenosine/adenosylhomocysteine nucleosidase, which yields MKIGIIGAMEPEVAHLIQVLTNPQTKTIAGLEFICGQYADHDLIVTRSGIGKVAASMATTLLINEFTPDRIINTGSAGGFCDELDIGDIVISKEVRYYDVDLTAFGYEIGQLPQNPAAYTPDESLVNAAHGAIEKVGQVKAIEGLICSGDTFVCDPVITKTMLANFPTMAACEMEGAAIAQVCNQFKVPFVVIRSLSDNANSDSAVDFDSYIVKAGQHSALVVLALVELL from the coding sequence ATGAAGATTGGTATTATCGGCGCAATGGAGCCAGAAGTAGCGCATCTAATTCAAGTATTAACTAACCCACAAACAAAGACAATTGCGGGTCTCGAGTTTATTTGTGGCCAATATGCAGATCACGATCTTATCGTTACTCGCTCTGGTATCGGAAAAGTTGCGGCGAGTATGGCAACGACTTTACTGATCAATGAGTTTACTCCAGACAGGATCATAAACACTGGATCGGCTGGTGGCTTCTGTGATGAATTAGACATTGGAGACATCGTAATTTCCAAAGAAGTTCGCTATTACGATGTTGACCTAACGGCCTTCGGGTACGAGATTGGCCAATTACCACAGAATCCAGCCGCATATACACCAGATGAATCATTAGTAAATGCTGCCCATGGCGCCATTGAAAAGGTTGGACAAGTCAAAGCCATTGAAGGGCTTATCTGCTCAGGTGATACCTTCGTTTGTGATCCAGTGATAACCAAAACAATGTTAGCTAATTTCCCGACTATGGCCGCTTGTGAAATGGAAGGCGCTGCGATTGCTCAAGTCTGTAATCAATTCAAAGTGCCTTTTGTCGTAATACGCTCTTTATCCGATAACGCCAATAGCGATTCAGCGGTTGATTTTGATTCTTACATTGTCAAAGCCGGACAGCATTCTGCCCTTGTTGTACTAGCCTTAGTGGAGCTACTTTAA
- a CDS encoding cobalamin biosynthesis protein, with amino-acid sequence MLDTFLTKIQLDSIFYQQVGILLVAMLLAQFISVPRRKQPLYHFEQLAISFSQKVNHPNRSANQRIIAGTLAAISLVFPLWIVVIFLIELSIYPWFFEVLILFACMLDNGFSKTSSQIEQQLNQQNNAQAKKLLALWCQRDTNKLSAIGISKACIEKMAELGSTNIIVVFGYLLGGTYLAVLLKMLKQLGLAWPSSNPHFHKFNALIHKINRIVLYVPNIAWSFLLLEPCKIRSWQLFFTKIIPFEMSGCNTLNMSLLAFRLNIELGGPRIYNAIKVSINKIEYGKLPSISDINKTVNIFELSNLIIISITMLTAVINFYLEALT; translated from the coding sequence ATGCTGGATACGTTTCTGACAAAGATACAACTTGATTCTATTTTTTATCAACAAGTTGGCATACTGTTAGTGGCAATGCTATTAGCTCAGTTCATTTCGGTTCCGCGGCGTAAACAACCTTTATACCATTTTGAGCAGCTCGCCATATCGTTTTCCCAAAAAGTAAATCACCCGAATAGATCCGCTAATCAGAGAATCATAGCAGGTACTCTGGCAGCAATAAGCTTGGTATTCCCGCTTTGGATTGTAGTCATATTTTTGATCGAGCTTTCAATTTACCCTTGGTTTTTCGAAGTGTTGATTCTATTTGCTTGTATGCTGGATAACGGATTCAGTAAAACATCGAGCCAAATTGAACAGCAACTCAATCAACAAAATAATGCTCAAGCCAAAAAATTACTTGCACTTTGGTGTCAACGAGATACCAACAAACTTTCAGCTATTGGCATTAGCAAAGCGTGTATTGAGAAAATGGCAGAACTGGGAAGCACAAATATTATAGTCGTTTTCGGTTATTTATTAGGTGGAACTTATCTTGCTGTATTGCTGAAAATGCTCAAACAATTAGGTTTAGCTTGGCCAAGTTCAAACCCACATTTTCATAAATTTAATGCCCTCATTCATAAAATTAACCGTATCGTATTATACGTTCCAAATATTGCTTGGAGCTTTTTATTACTAGAACCTTGTAAGATAAGAAGTTGGCAGTTATTTTTTACAAAAATAATCCCATTTGAAATGTCAGGCTGTAATACCTTAAATATGAGTTTACTTGCATTTAGGTTAAACATTGAACTTGGCGGGCCCAGAATTTATAACGCAATAAAAGTATCTATAAATAAAATTGAATACGGTAAACTACCAAGTATTTCGGACATTAATAAAACCGTTAACATTTTTGAACTATCTAATTTAATAATAATTTCGATTACAATGCTCACCGCTGTTATTAACTTTTATCTTGAAGCATTAACATAA